Within Paramormyrops kingsleyae isolate MSU_618 chromosome 24, PKINGS_0.4, whole genome shotgun sequence, the genomic segment cacggaaggagcggacgatcgaggcaggacaggggtaatgttgggatacgatctttatcattttggaggccattaagaaaaaaaatgctcttcttgttttatcctgttcattttgtgtttaaatgctaaaaaatatatatatatatatatatatttaggtgtaattttggggggccaggaacattaattggttttccattatttcttatgggaaaaattcgatcagaactctaactttttaggattcgatccggagtccggaacggattaagttcaagaaccgagctaagcttatccgcgacttctataaatttatcctgcagaacagccctcctgccctttcctatgttgttggtgccaacatgcaccacgaccactggatccaccccggttggggccaaaagcctgtccactcgattcGGAAGGTCctctacctgggcaccaggcaggcatgACACCGTAGGGGACCCTCTATCAcaggtgcacacataactatctacacctctgataattgaatcccctactaccacaacctccctcctcctgggggtaggcggctccttggtgcccaagggcccacctgcctccccagtctcttccggctctaaagctggaagcacctgaaagcggttagacaccgtcacttcaggtgatgccgcctctgtgaattgtgtactcccttttctacgtctacgacctacgttcacccagctctctcaacctacctgttcatcattctcccccctccccgttacgtacacacagtctccctaaaaGGCGTATTagctctctcctttaactcattgttgtgttggatgagagccaatTGCTCCTCGAGGTCgggaaccttgaccatgagtgagtcaactaacctacatcgctcgcagatgaagtccgactggacacaagcatccagaagggcaaacatcttgcaaacacaacactgagctggccccataattacttTACTCACTATGACCTTTACcatcctttactcccagcccagtatattaatatagcctatttaaacttttagttgatctaattaacgtatagctTAAACagtaaagtgccgagtacaataaaacactaaattaacacttgcattaaaacagaacttttttttttaattatcagaCAGCATCAGCAATAACAACCTTGggaattaaaattttaaaataaccaaatcaACAATTACCTACCCAAGACTAACTTCCTACTGAACCATGTGGATTCAGGAAGGGCAGAGTGATACTGGCAGGTGCTTCTGAGTAAGACAGACATTGGTGTGCTGATTGCTTTGAGTTTGCTTATGAAACTGTGTCATCTGATAATGGCTTAATCCACACATTTCATTCCTAAATGTGACTAGTGACATTTCTGATGTTTTTAGATGTCCCTCTAACAGTGCTACTGACCAAAATGGACAAAGCATGTCCTCATGTGGAAAAGGATTTGAAGAAAGTGTACCGCAGCTGCTACATAAAGGATCTGGTGAGTTTCAGGGTCTAACACTGGATTCTATCCAGTTTTTCTCCAAAGGCTGCATCAACTTATCAGTTCAGTATTGGTGGAAACCTGCAGCAGAGCACTCGACTGTGAAATTGGCCTGAATTGCTGTAGTAAAAATATGCAGCAGTATAAATGGGTGAAAGTTGACTATGGGTACAAGTTGACATCATCTACTGGACAGGTTACCAGTGGCAAcaaaacacacccagacaaaTGCAATGACCAAGTGAGAGAGAGCAGTTCACCTGGTGGAATGTTTGTAGACTGTAGGAGGAAACAGGATGAACAAGCAAACATCACACATGGAGCCAAAGCAAGGGGCTGTGGACCTTTGGTTTATTATTTTACACTGGCTCACAAACCTTTATCTCTAGTATTTATTTTCTAAAGCAACATATTTCCTGGTAGCCAGATGACTCTGCAGGGAGCTCTGTGGCCTGACACCTCCTCTCCATgtctgtgcagtttgcatgttcctcctgtgactgtgtgtgttcccacaaccccccccccacccccacccccatccccataGCTGAAAACATGCTTTTggggcatctctaaattgcccataatgtgtGACTGTATGACCTAAAATGAGCCGGCATTCTGGCCTGGGTGTCTCTTTCCTCAGATCCTctgtttcctgggatagactcacCATCACCCTGTACTGAATGGgtggttatggatggatggatgacaaaTTTGTGTCTGACATTTAATTGCAGCTTTGGATCTTTGATTGTACATCTACATTTGGCAGCATCTACTAAAGACagaattatacttcagtattgATTATCTCTGACAGCAATATTGTGATACAGCAATTGaagaaaataaatttgaaaaggATTGTGTATATGAACTGCACGTCTCTTTGCAGATCAAAAAAGCAAGTACATGTCTGGGCATTGCGGAGTCAAATGTGCTTCCAGTGAAGAATTACTCCCATGAGATTGAGCTGAATGACACCTGTGACATCCTGCTCCTCAGTGCTGTGAAGCAGATGCTCAACTTTGCTGATGACTACATAGAGAGTATTTATGAGAACCAACAGTAGAGAAATGTTATGTTAGTAGAGACATATGCCAACAACTCATTGTATTTGGGGACATCGGCAAATTCTGATAGTTAAGATGGTCAAGAGCTGCTGCCCAAGATTTTGTGacctacactgaaaaaaatgttatgttgaatttacttaattttattacGTCAAGGGGTTGCACGAAATAAATTTATCTAAATCCAGATATATTTTTTAAGTTGAgtgaatttatattttataagttgagtttacttatattttataAATTGGTTGTacttatattttatacattgaGTTTATTAATCTCTTTCAGTAATTTCAGATTAATTATATTCATAATTTTAGCTAAACTATTTTGAGCAGAATTTACTCAAATTAATTGTGCAACCAGATCAATTTAATCGTTTAATTTCtacatattaaaattaattttaatccaatattttttttaatctattgtATCTTTCATTCATATTCAGACAAATAAAGCAAACCCAATATTTTCAACTCTAACTTTATTTTTGTGATCCAAGAGATATTTTTGCTCTCTCAAACAAGAATGGCAGTAATGTAACTCAGTAATCTCCCAAACAAGAGTCTCAGTAATGTAACTCAATAGTCACCATTTCTCAAATTGCTTTCTTATAACAAAATGCAGTAGTATCATCCATTAACATAAAATACATTGTACCATTcgtaacaaaaacaaaagaaatgaaCCAGATTATCTGGAAGACAGCAAACACTGAGGAACTTGTGTGAGATTATATTAAACTGCAAACTTACATTGAGTCAATATTCCAAAACATCCTTAGTACAGCTTTAAATGTTCACAATAGTGGCTCACACAGGAGAACTTTGGAGGAAAGCCTTTTACCACCCATTTGCAAGAGCACAACATATACAAATAACAAAATACACCAGTACTATACAGAACAAAAAATACTATAGTACAAGAACTGTCCACAGCTGCAACACAGTGCACACTGAGGACCTGATGCTGAAATTACAAAAAACTGCAAACAGTTACATTCAAAAAATACTGTAataggaaaaaaagaatgtTATATAACAAAATAGATTTTATGCTTGGCTGAGGTGAAAAAGTTGGTGTATCAATatggataaaataataaaatataataaaatgaataaaatgaaacgTGACTTAAATGTCCACTGAAGCTTAAGCTCCTCtgagaataataaaaatagcgGCAAATGAATACATCACATCTGTGTGGAGCAATGAGGAGGCTGTAACATTCTTACATGAAACGAACAAGAAATGTCATAATTCCATGTTTTACACATGGTTATCCATCGTTTGAACTTTGACTGGAGCTCTTTTAATGACGTCATCTCATTGTGTCCTCTTCTTATGCAATGCCTTAATGGCGCAGACGTCACCAACTCTTTATCTCAAAGCGCTTAACTTCTAATATTCATATGgcgttaatggatggatggatacattttGTGCTGAGTGTGGATAGAAACCTGGCTTATTTCCAGGattgcaatttttatttcagGTGAATATTCGAATAAATCCAATGACAACTTTAAATGTTCACACCAGTGGCTATGTATTACAGTCCACCACTCACTTTGTTTTCAGTTTGAAACATCTTCTAGGGCTGCATTTTACATCATACTAAATGTTTTCTATCGCCTCCCAAAccagatttaaaaatgcagcttAGCGGCGTTCACATGAGCAACTGAAGAAATCCTACAGTCCAGCAATGATTTTGTTCTTTAGTCCAAGGACTTTGGGGGAAAGCCTttctccatccattttcaagaGCACTTTTTGAATGAATTCATAGGAGTATTTCAGCTCTTTGGGGTAAGCCATTTTCAATACATAGATGACTCCCAGCATCATTGCACATGCTTGGGCTACAGATCCAATGTTGTCCAGAATGATTTCTCCTTCAACATAAATGCCAATGTCATCATGTGCTCCAATTTCTCCACCCTCCTTGTTGATGACATATACGCCCATGGTGGAATTCTGCAGGTCTCTCTGGATGTCATCTCCTTCAATGTCCTGTATATTTGTAGAATATAAGAAAAACATGAATTTATGTAATAGATTTTAAAGACCTGAAAATTCAAAATTTCtttatatttacaatatataattACACTGGTCAGTAAAactattgaaaatatttttgtcagtTTAATAAAGAGCGCTTTTCTCAAAAGAGTGCAGTGTTTCCTAGACAAGGAAAGCATAACCGTGGGGGGACAATCGTGCTTGGGCACAGTACAAGGCAACCAAGCCTAGTGTGAGTACGCCCTAAGAGTAACAGTGTATCAGTGGCAGATTTACTTTGCACTGCTGTTAGTAATTACTGTTATAGAAAGAACAAATACACACAAGCACGCCTAGCAGGAAGCTAGACAtgaagaaaatgtctgtgtgtacTGGTACTTTTATAGCAGCACTTCTCTATGAATTATATGATCATAAAGTACCAGCGTTGAGATCCCCCCATAAATAAAGAACAAAATGTATACCACAAAGTTACAGAACATTTTTAGCTTTCTCCGTAGCAGCAACGCTGTGATCAGTATAGCTGTTAAGATGCATGTTAAATGCACTTACCAAAACGATATGAGCTCCCCAAAGAATTAGGCTTTGGTCCACATCACACCAAGACAATCAGATATGAGAAAAACCtgcaacagaaataaaaatgagcaGGGATTAAAAAGATAAATTGTAAGCATGTTGAGGAAAAAAGTAATTGTCCAATAATCACAAACTTGTGTCAGCACAAAACATGTTAAAGCCCACGACTCAAATCAGATCACTACAAACTAATTTGTGTCCAAGTCCAAATTGTAATAATACCTTATTACTATAAAAAAATATCCAACAAATGGCAGATTAAGAGGGTGGAagtggacagacagacatggaCTTCATTTTCAGGaaagattattttaaatatcaacTTATTTATTCACAGCGGGACTATTTTCTTGCAAGTGTGTTATTCCTCTTATAAATTACTTAAGAGCATTTACAAATTACATCAGAAAATAATGCTTTCAAAGCTTTAGATGCTCTAAGCATACAGACAGGAAATTATATGAAACAAGAGGGGTATATTGAAGTTTCTGGAAATTGTGTGAATTAAGTACAAAACAGATTTGGTTTCTTAAATTAACTACCATTGTTTGTACAACAATGCATGAAATATAAACACCTGTACAATGTTTTAGAATAAATAATTGTGTAAGGTTATTTACATTGTGTCAGATCATATTATATGGCGATTTTTTATAAACTGTTTGTGAAATCAGAAACAGAAAAATCTCTTCACAATGCAGTTCACAAGCCTACAACTACTAAGTACATTGTGAGATATTATAACTGAGTCAACAAGTCAAGACCCCTGCCAGCTCTTAGTTTtgtaaattttattattttttttttaatttaattaaaaaaaatttttttttcttccttcatgCCATATCACTAACTCTATTAGTACagtatttatatttttcatgttccACTTCTATACTAAAAGTATTAGTTTGAAATTGGGAGCAATAAATGCAGTGCCAACATAATTGGTCTTTGTGTTTAGAGCAGAAACAAAGTTGAACAACATCAACCTGCTAGCTAAACCCACATTCTTATCCCTGTCGTCTTCTGCCTTCCACATCAGGTTAACTGGTCTTTCACTGGACTATCGGCTGTGGTCGTACTAGCTGGTCCTCTCGTGTCATCTGCAAATCTCCTGCTATTTAGTTATGAAACATTTGCATGCTTCTACTACATGTACTTTCAGCCCCACCTTTACGTTTTAAGCTCTGATAAGGCGAGTCGGATACCGTCCACGAGAACTGCTACCCATGCCGCTACCACGAAAGAgaagcttgttttttttcctaccCGCATTCCGCGAAGACCTGCCTCTGATTGGCTAGTGTTCGTTGCATTGGTTGGTTAGGTTTGCGCAAGTGGAGTGACAGGCCTTGAAAATGTCACGATCGGTCGGAGCCAGTCAGTGGCAGAGTAGGGGCGGGTCTACGGGtgtgaaaaaaatacaaactttTAAAGAAACGGTAAATTCAGGCACCCAACGTTACCTAGGCCTGCCATTATGATTATGTAGAAACATAAATTCCTGCCGTCAGTGCACATTAACCACCTTTTACCAACATGATTTCACAGGTGTATTTTGTCCTAATGTTAACACATTGACAAGATTAGAAAACATGCTTACAGCCAGTCAGGAATAACGTTAATGTAATGTTAGGCTTGGCCAGTCTAACGTAACGTACAAGCCTAGACAGCAAGGAAGGTGCTGCTACAATTAACGTTAACATTCGTAAAACTTTTTTGCGCTTAATCGGCTTCCACAAACTAATAAATAACTCAAGACAAACACTGAATTCACCAAGCATTTAACACTTAAGCTAAGTTAACTTACTAACCTTACACAACTCACGTGATTAAGCTAGTCGCTGAAACCTTAGctaatgtaatttaaataaaaacacacaaacttaGCATTAgctaaacacattttttttctataaaatGTTTAAACGTGTAAACAGAACCCTGTTTAAGTAACAAATATAACACACCAATGATTATATATTGCTTACTTACCGAAAATGCAGAGCTGGATGCAGCATTCAAACGAGTGCATCACGTTCAATTCCCCCGCCTTGGcgccttcagaaaaaaaatgtgtctgCACATGCGCAGACCTTACAGTAtatggaaattaaatgaaacgtatttttttctaattacTTTTAATTGAATGAAATTAACTTGTTTTAAACAAGGGCAGTGAATttgaaaattaataataaaaaataagtaggattaaataacacattaaaatCACTGAAATTAACCAGATAAAAACATGTAACATTTACAAGGGGTCAgaatcatttttttcagtgtacagTCTATAGTTacaagcatatatatatatatgaaaattaCCTGGTGATTACAGCATTTGTCAGTGTCTGGTTTGGTTAACCATGGTTTTCAGTTTTTTACATCTATATTTTGAGTTTAGTATTCTTCAGTGTCTCTGTCGGTTTGATTACTAGACTGTGGGTTTGGAAATGAtccattaaaatgaattaaaatgatCTCACATTCAAATTCTCCACTACTGGAATTTTTTAACAAAGGATGTGTTACATGAATGTTCTTTAGAAGATCTTATCAAAGTGTTTAGCTTGGTAGTTTAAATGTACTTTGGCTTTTCTACACAGACTGCTACCTGATTGGGGTAATTCTTATGCAATATGTCAGGAATTTGACTGAGATGCCACACTCTCCAGGGTCAGTACAGGTCTAGGGAGGCATATGGCTGATGGGGCCTCATCTTTTCCACTCCCTTAGTGCAGAGTGGACATCAGCCCCAGGAGGGAAGTCAGGGTTGGGATCCAGCTCAGGGAAAACAGTGACGTCCTCACTGCCTCGGTAACTAGGCAACAAGAGTAAAACACCACCATCATTATCACCAAAACCATTCCCATAGGCCCACAGTCCAGAAAAGACAGGACCACTATCATGACCTGACATTAACCCCTACCGAACGTGTGAACACCAGAAACTGGACAGAAAACCTAGAACTCCAACAGGAGGGGAACAAAGACAGACAGGGTCGAACACCAGGAGCTAGGACAGGAACAATAGACGAGGGAACACAGCAGGGAGCAGAACTTGGGGACCGGGAATAAACTGATTCAAGACTGGACACGGAACAGGAATGTGAGACAGGGACTCTAATGAAGCAGtagaactgaaagggaagggcaAAAATGGGACTTGTTGGGGTAGCAGTCCAGGAAACAGAGGGACAGTACCAGGGATATGAGGCAGGGACCAGGAAGGAGAaggcagtgttaattttgacagcaaattttgatttagttttagtcatagtcttttgacgAAAATGtcatttagttttagtcataatttagtcattgttacgatccagtctagggttggaccgcaacaaagtgaaagggaaggagggattggggaggacaggacaactagggctaggagaagggaacacgggacacagagggagtcttttttttatagttttttttatagtttttcacaaacacagtacaaacactaggtgtaacgaacgtcaggagtgacaaaggccaaagaaacaaacaaaagcacatctaccgagtaacccaagctgagctacctaagtgaacacaaagaaaatggtgaaacgaaacaacaatgcctaaatctatctccctgaccaaacaaacaataatccccacgttaacgaataaaccaaaaaggcagacactccctacacacctagtgaaacacgaaacaccaagccgaggcaaaggtatcaaaagggaaaaccgagaggcgaagtcgaaacacaggcgaaagttcaaaaccaatcaagcaatcagaaaccaaggcgaaagtacaaataagggcgaggcgagaatcgaaagtcaagggcaaaacagtcatacacaatcaatcaataaagcaaaggcgaacagagagcgagctagcaggcgagaagcaagtagcgggcaacgaagggacgaagcggcgaactcttcagccggtgaaccggaaacggctccgagggcaagggaggcggggtcaggtcctgagggcggagtcgagggggcgggcgaccaatcggcgagtgggcaggacgtccggaggacctgcaggcatcctcctaaacttacggcacgtaacacttacggcacgtacccgaaacttacggcacatatcccttacggcacgtaaccaaaacttacggcacgtaacacccccccacacaagagtgaacccacacgggtcaccaaaatacacagatcccaaacaaaaaacaacaaaaaccacaaaatagacataagaaaacaaacagagcaTGTCACATAACCACAGTAGTCAGGATCTTGAGAGGGCATCGGCCACAAGATTGCTAGCACCTTTCTTATGCCTGATCTCTATATTGAAGGCTTGTACGATTAGTGCCCAACGCATGAGGCGCTGGTTCGAATTACACATGCGGGACAGGAAAACCAAAGGATTATGATCAGTGTAGACTATCACCGGCTGGGGAGTCTCCCCCACATATACCTCAAAATGTTGCAACGCAAATAAGAGAGCGAGGGCCTCCTTCTCGATGGTACTATAGGCTAATTGATGCTTCACGAATTTCCGAGAAAAGTAACAAACGGGGTGGTCGAGTCCACGGTTGTCCTCCTGCAAAAGGACAGCACCAGCACCGATCCCACTGGCATCCACCTCCAGTTTGAAAGGCTTAGAGAAGTCTGGGGCCGCCAAGACGGGGGAGCTGCTGAGTAGCATCTTCACGGAATCGAAGGCGGCTTGGCAGGCTGGGGACCAAACGAAAGGCACCCCTTTTCGTAACAGCTGGGTCAGGGGCGCAACAACATCGGAGAAGTTTTTACAAAAACAACGGTAATAACCAGCCATTCCTAAAAATCGTCTTAACTCGCGAGGCGACCGGGGAACAGGGAAGGAAGTGATAGCCTGGACCTTGATGTCCAGGGGCTTAACCCTTCCATGTCCGACTAATTTACCTAAATAACTTACGGCTGCCTGTCCGAAC encodes:
- the LOC111834443 gene encoding interferon-induced protein 44-like yields the protein MDKACPHVEKDLKKVYRSCYIKDLIKKASTCLGIAESNVLPVKNYSHEIELNDTCDILLLSAVKQMLNFADDYIESIYENQQ